Proteins from a single region of Streptomyces vinaceus:
- a CDS encoding NUDIX hydrolase, whose product MTTAAYDPHAFEPFAVTVDLAVFTVRGGALHVLLIRRGQEPYEGAWALPGGFVLPRESAETAARRELAEETGLSEAVVAGLHLEQLRTYSDPDRDPRMRVVSVAFTALVPDMPEPAAEGGGDAAQARWVPVGEAAGLAFDHGPILADARSRVGAKLEYTCLATGFCPPEFTLGELQSVYETVWGTALDRPNFRRKVLATPGFVEAVPGAARLTGGRGKPAALYRAGPATALHPPLLRPTEGHAK is encoded by the coding sequence ATGACGACGGCGGCCTACGACCCGCACGCCTTCGAGCCGTTCGCGGTGACGGTGGACCTGGCGGTGTTCACCGTCCGGGGCGGGGCGCTGCACGTCCTGCTGATCCGGCGCGGGCAGGAGCCGTACGAGGGGGCCTGGGCGCTCCCCGGCGGCTTCGTGCTCCCGAGGGAGTCCGCGGAGACCGCGGCCCGCCGGGAACTGGCCGAGGAGACCGGCCTGTCGGAGGCGGTCGTCGCGGGGCTGCACCTGGAGCAGCTGCGCACGTACAGCGATCCGGACCGCGATCCGCGGATGCGGGTGGTCTCGGTGGCCTTCACCGCCCTGGTGCCGGACATGCCGGAGCCGGCGGCGGAGGGCGGCGGGGACGCGGCGCAGGCGCGCTGGGTACCGGTGGGGGAGGCGGCCGGCCTGGCCTTCGACCACGGGCCGATCCTGGCGGACGCCCGGTCCCGGGTCGGCGCGAAGCTGGAGTACACCTGCCTGGCCACGGGGTTCTGCCCGCCCGAATTCACCCTCGGGGAGCTCCAGTCGGTCTACGAGACCGTCTGGGGCACCGCCCTGGACCGGCCCAACTTCCGCCGCAAGGTGCTGGCGACCCCGGGCTTCGTCGAGGCCGTGCCGGGTGCGGCCCGGCTGACCGGAGGGCGGGGGAAACCGGCCGCGCTGTACCGGGCGGGCCCGGCGACCGCCCTCCACCCGCCCCTGCTCCGCCCCACGGAAGGACACGCGAAATGA
- a CDS encoding YidB family protein: MAGNDLGSLLGGLLGGGGGGQAGGGGGNILGALLGALMGGGAGGARAAGGGNNPLGGLMDMLAKSGLADQAQSWVGTGDNKPVSGAQIAEALPDDTLRQVAEQAGVSPQEAADQIAQELPQAVDKLSPAGSIPSGSLEDIIRQQNL; encoded by the coding sequence ATGGCGGGTAACGACCTCGGCTCCCTTCTGGGCGGCCTCCTCGGAGGTGGCGGCGGCGGCCAGGCAGGCGGTGGCGGCGGCAACATCCTCGGCGCGCTGCTCGGCGCTCTCATGGGCGGCGGTGCCGGCGGCGCCCGGGCCGCCGGGGGCGGGAACAATCCGCTCGGCGGGCTGATGGACATGCTCGCCAAGTCCGGTCTCGCGGACCAGGCGCAGTCCTGGGTCGGTACGGGTGACAACAAGCCGGTCAGCGGCGCCCAGATCGCCGAGGCGCTGCCGGACGACACCCTCCGGCAGGTCGCCGAGCAGGCGGGCGTCAGCCCGCAGGAGGCCGCCGACCAGATTGCGCAGGAGCTGCCGCAGGCCGTCGACAAGCTGAGTCCGGCCGGTTCGATCCCGAGCGGTTCGCTGGAGGACATCATCCGGCAGCAGAACCTCTAG
- a CDS encoding nucleotidyltransferase domain-containing protein — translation MNAPTTPPEALALVRDHTIYACVMGSRAFGLATEASDVDRRGVYLAPTPLFWRFEKPPPHVEGPREEEFSWELERFCELALRANPNILECLHSPLVERLTPQGEELLSLREAFLSRRAHTTFSRYAVSQHAKLLADVRIHGAPRWKHAMHLLRLLLSCRDLLRTGRLTIDATEYRDRLLAVRRGELTWPEVDTWMSRLQEESQTALALTPLPPEPDRARVEDFLLRARRTSAA, via the coding sequence ATGAACGCGCCGACGACACCCCCGGAAGCCCTCGCCCTCGTACGCGACCACACGATCTACGCGTGCGTGATGGGATCCCGGGCGTTCGGCCTGGCGACGGAGGCGAGCGACGTCGACCGGCGCGGCGTCTACCTCGCCCCGACCCCGCTCTTCTGGCGCTTCGAGAAGCCGCCCCCGCACGTGGAGGGCCCGCGGGAGGAGGAGTTCTCCTGGGAGCTGGAACGCTTCTGCGAACTCGCCCTGCGCGCCAACCCGAACATCCTGGAGTGCCTGCACTCCCCGCTGGTGGAACGGCTGACCCCGCAGGGCGAGGAACTCCTCTCCCTGCGGGAGGCCTTCCTGTCCCGCCGGGCACACACCACGTTCTCCCGGTACGCGGTCTCCCAGCACGCCAAACTGCTCGCGGACGTCCGCATCCACGGCGCCCCGCGCTGGAAGCACGCCATGCACCTGCTGCGGCTGCTCCTGTCCTGCCGTGACCTCCTGCGCACGGGCCGCCTGACGATCGACGCCACCGAGTACCGCGACCGCCTCCTGGCGGTCAGGCGCGGCGAACTGACCTGGCCGGAGGTGGACACGTGGATGTCCCGCCTCCAGGAGGAGTCGCAGACGGCCCTGGCCCTCACCCCCCTCCCTCCGGAGCCGGACCGGGCCCGCGTGGAGGACTTCCTCCTGCGCGCCCGACGCACCTCAGCCGCGTAG
- a CDS encoding helix-turn-helix transcriptional regulator, with amino-acid sequence MLETSARLLRLLSLLQAHREWTGADLAERLGVTPRTVRRDVDRLRELGYPVNASPGTGGGYQLGAGAELPPLLLDDDEAVAVAVGLRTAAGNGVEGIGEASVRALAKLEQVLPGRLRRRVSALNEFTVPMLRGPGPATVDPSVLTGLAAACRDCERLRFDYRDHAGSVSRRVVEPHRLVCTERRWYLVAWDLDREDWRTFRADRIEPRPPHGPRFTPRPAPAEDLAAYVSQGVSQGAYAARAVLRLKVPAQAAAVIVGPSQGALEPLDAESCLLRTGAVNLDVLVIHVMLLGCEFEVLEPPELVDRIRAARDLLGRAVEKL; translated from the coding sequence ATGCTGGAGACCTCCGCACGACTGCTGCGCCTGCTGTCCCTGTTGCAGGCCCACCGCGAATGGACCGGCGCCGATCTCGCGGAGCGCCTCGGCGTGACCCCGAGGACGGTGCGGCGCGATGTGGACCGCCTCCGGGAGCTCGGCTACCCGGTGAACGCAAGCCCCGGCACCGGCGGCGGCTACCAGCTGGGCGCCGGGGCCGAGCTGCCGCCGCTGCTGCTCGACGACGACGAGGCCGTCGCCGTGGCGGTGGGCCTGCGGACCGCAGCCGGGAACGGCGTCGAGGGGATCGGCGAGGCCTCCGTACGGGCGCTCGCCAAGCTGGAGCAGGTCCTGCCCGGACGGCTGCGGCGGCGGGTGTCGGCGCTCAACGAGTTCACCGTCCCGATGCTGCGCGGGCCGGGGCCCGCCACCGTCGACCCCTCCGTGCTGACGGGGCTCGCCGCCGCGTGCCGGGACTGCGAGCGGCTGCGCTTCGACTACCGGGACCACGCGGGCAGCGTCAGCCGCCGCGTGGTGGAGCCGCACCGGCTGGTGTGCACCGAGCGGCGCTGGTACCTGGTCGCCTGGGACCTGGACCGGGAGGACTGGCGGACCTTCCGCGCCGACCGCATCGAGCCCAGACCGCCGCACGGGCCGCGGTTCACCCCGCGCCCGGCGCCCGCCGAGGACCTCGCCGCGTACGTGTCGCAGGGTGTGTCCCAGGGCGCGTACGCCGCCCGGGCGGTGCTGCGGCTGAAGGTGCCTGCGCAGGCGGCGGCCGTGATCGTGGGGCCGAGCCAGGGGGCGCTGGAGCCGCTCGACGCCGAGAGCTGCCTGCTGCGGACGGGCGCCGTGAACCTCGACGTCCTCGTCATTCACGTGATGCTGCTCGGCTGTGAGTTCGAGGTGCTGGAGCCGCCGGAGCTGGTCGACCGGATCAGGGCGGCCCGGGACCTTCTCGGGCGGGCCGTGGAGAAGTTGTAA
- the cmk gene encoding (d)CMP kinase: protein METAAPSAVIVAIDGPSGTGKSSTSKAVAAKLGLRYLDTGAQYRAITWWMITNGVDTDDPHAIAVAAGKPGIVSGTDPAAPTITVDGLDASGPIRTQEVTSKVSAVSAVPEVRTLITELQRSIAASAQGGIVVEGRDIGTTVLPDADLKIFLTASPEARAARRSGELRGKEATDLAATKEALIKRDAADSGRKTSPLAKAGDAVEVDTTELTLDQVIECVVTLVEEKRAGRK, encoded by the coding sequence GTGGAAACCGCAGCTCCGTCCGCCGTGATCGTCGCCATCGACGGTCCCTCCGGCACGGGCAAGTCCAGCACCTCCAAGGCCGTGGCCGCCAAGCTCGGGCTGCGCTACCTGGACACCGGTGCCCAGTACCGGGCCATCACCTGGTGGATGATCACCAACGGGGTCGACACCGACGACCCGCACGCGATCGCCGTGGCCGCCGGCAAGCCCGGCATCGTCTCCGGTACGGACCCGGCCGCGCCGACCATCACGGTCGACGGCCTGGACGCCTCCGGCCCGATCCGCACCCAGGAGGTCACCTCCAAGGTCAGCGCCGTCAGCGCCGTCCCCGAGGTGCGCACTCTGATCACCGAGCTCCAGCGCTCCATCGCCGCCTCGGCGCAGGGCGGGATCGTCGTCGAGGGACGGGACATCGGCACCACCGTCCTGCCCGACGCCGACCTCAAGATCTTCCTGACCGCGTCCCCCGAGGCCCGCGCCGCGCGCCGCAGCGGTGAGCTGCGCGGCAAGGAGGCCACGGACCTCGCGGCCACCAAGGAAGCCCTGATCAAGCGCGACGCCGCCGACTCGGGCCGCAAGACCTCCCCGCTGGCCAAGGCCGGCGACGCGGTCGAGGTCGACACCACCGAGCTCACGCTCGACCAGGTCATCGAATGCGTCGTGACGCTGGTGGAGGAGAAGCGGGCGGGGCGCAAGTGA
- a CDS encoding DUF952 domain-containing protein yields MIFHIVPLADWTSAPELPYAPASLDSEGFVHCSADRPTVLAIADAHYREVPGPLLAVELDERALTSEVRREGETGGRYPHVHGPLDRAAVVRLWEVVRTPGAPARLVAWEQGS; encoded by the coding sequence ATGATCTTCCACATCGTGCCGCTCGCCGACTGGACCTCCGCGCCCGAGCTCCCCTACGCCCCCGCCTCCCTCGACTCCGAGGGTTTCGTGCACTGTTCGGCGGACCGCCCGACCGTGCTCGCGATCGCGGACGCGCACTACCGCGAGGTCCCCGGTCCGCTGCTGGCCGTCGAGCTCGACGAGCGGGCCCTGACCTCGGAGGTCCGCCGCGAGGGTGAGACGGGCGGCCGCTACCCGCACGTCCACGGCCCGCTGGACCGGGCGGCCGTGGTCCGCCTCTGGGAGGTCGTGCGCACGCCGGGTGCCCCGGCGCGGCTCGTCGCGTGGGAGCAGGGCTCCTGA
- a CDS encoding Rieske (2Fe-2S) protein yields the protein MSDPTPTARRTVLAAGAAVALAGGTLTACGGEDKSPKSEPGSPSTPQAAAPSSPASPSAPSSGTGKALLKSSAVPVGGGTVLKDEKLVVTQPTAGSFRCFTAVCTHQGCLVNKVADGTIDCPCHGSKFQITDGAVAHGPATRPLAEKQITVAPDGDISLA from the coding sequence ATGAGCGACCCCACGCCGACGGCCCGCCGTACGGTCCTGGCGGCAGGAGCGGCCGTCGCGCTGGCAGGCGGCACGCTCACCGCGTGCGGCGGCGAGGACAAGAGCCCGAAGAGCGAACCGGGCAGCCCCTCCACCCCGCAGGCCGCGGCCCCGTCCTCCCCCGCCTCCCCGTCCGCCCCCTCGTCGGGAACGGGCAAGGCGCTGCTCAAGTCCTCCGCGGTACCGGTGGGCGGCGGCACGGTCCTCAAGGACGAGAAGCTGGTGGTCACCCAGCCCACGGCCGGGTCCTTCCGCTGCTTCACGGCGGTGTGCACGCACCAGGGCTGCCTCGTGAACAAGGTGGCGGACGGCACCATCGACTGCCCCTGCCACGGCAGCAAGTTCCAGATCACGGACGGCGCGGTGGCCCACGGCCCGGCGACCCGCCCCCTGGCGGAGAAGCAGATCACGGTGGCCCCGGACGGGGATATCTCGCTCGCGTAG
- a CDS encoding lysophospholipid acyltransferase family protein, translating to MRRDAGGGEAGGAQVSSTPSLKGAALGRRIGIGLMYGLWKPRVLGAWRVPASGPVILAVNHAHNIDGPMVMGTAPRPLHFLIKKEAYVGPLGPFLDGIGQVKVDRTGADRGAISKALAVLDNGGALGIFPEGTRGEGDFASLRAGLAYFAVRSGAPVVPVAVLGSTERRGRLVRGLPPFKSRVDVVFGSAFDAGDGTGRRTRTALDEATVRIQSRLTAHLADAKRLTGR from the coding sequence ATGCGTCGTGACGCTGGTGGAGGAGAAGCGGGCGGGGCGCAAGTGAGCTCAACGCCCTCCCTCAAGGGTGCGGCGCTCGGCCGGCGGATCGGCATCGGCCTCATGTACGGGCTGTGGAAGCCGCGCGTACTGGGCGCCTGGCGCGTCCCCGCCTCGGGGCCTGTCATCCTTGCCGTGAACCACGCGCACAACATCGACGGACCGATGGTCATGGGCACCGCCCCGCGACCGCTGCACTTCCTCATCAAGAAGGAGGCGTACGTCGGCCCGCTCGGCCCGTTCCTGGACGGGATCGGCCAGGTCAAGGTCGACCGTACGGGCGCGGACCGGGGCGCGATCAGCAAGGCCCTCGCGGTGCTCGACAACGGCGGGGCCCTGGGGATCTTCCCCGAGGGCACCCGCGGCGAGGGCGACTTCGCCTCGCTGCGCGCCGGGCTCGCGTACTTCGCGGTCCGCAGCGGCGCGCCCGTCGTACCCGTGGCCGTGCTCGGCAGCACCGAGCGCCGAGGCCGGCTGGTCCGCGGACTGCCGCCGTTCAAGAGCAGGGTCGACGTCGTGTTCGGCTCCGCCTTCGACGCGGGCGACGGCACCGGCCGCCGCACCCGTACGGCCCTGGACGAGGCCACCGTACGCATCCAGAGCAGGCTGACCGCCCACCTGGCCGACGCCAAGCGCCTCACCGGGCGCTGA
- a CDS encoding prephenate dehydrogenase: protein MRTAVVIGTGLIGTSAALALAARGITVHLTDHDPAQARTAAAIGAGTDEAPEGQVDLAIVAVPPAHVAATLAEAIGRGVARAYVDVASVKGGPRRELAALGVDVTSYIGTHPMAGKERSGPLAATADLFEGRPWVLTPTRDTDHEVLNLALELVALCKAVPVVMDADAHDRAVALVSHTPQLVSSMVAARLEEADETAVRLCGQGIRDVTRIAASDPRMWVEILSANPGPVADVLAGIASDLEATVDALRGLQSADVEKRRGGAAGIEDVLKRGNAGRVRVPGKHGTAPVAYETIAVLISDEPGELARIFADAGRAGVNIEDVRIEHATGQQAGLVQLMVDPRAAAALTAELRERGWALRQQ from the coding sequence GTGAGAACCGCCGTCGTGATCGGAACCGGACTGATCGGCACCTCCGCGGCACTCGCCCTGGCCGCCCGCGGGATCACCGTCCACCTCACCGACCACGATCCGGCCCAGGCCCGTACGGCCGCCGCCATCGGCGCCGGCACCGACGAGGCCCCCGAGGGCCAGGTCGACCTCGCGATCGTCGCCGTACCGCCGGCCCACGTGGCCGCGACGCTGGCCGAGGCGATCGGCCGCGGCGTGGCCCGGGCGTACGTGGACGTGGCCAGCGTCAAGGGCGGCCCCCGCCGGGAACTCGCGGCCCTCGGCGTGGACGTCACGTCGTACATCGGGACCCACCCGATGGCCGGCAAGGAGCGCTCGGGTCCGCTCGCCGCGACGGCCGACCTCTTCGAGGGCCGGCCCTGGGTGCTGACCCCGACCCGTGACACCGACCACGAGGTGCTCAACCTCGCGCTCGAACTGGTGGCCCTGTGCAAGGCCGTACCGGTGGTCATGGACGCCGACGCGCACGACCGGGCGGTCGCCCTCGTCTCCCACACCCCGCAGCTCGTGTCCAGCATGGTCGCCGCGCGCCTGGAGGAGGCCGACGAGACGGCGGTACGGCTGTGCGGGCAGGGGATACGGGACGTGACCCGGATCGCCGCCTCCGATCCGCGGATGTGGGTGGAGATCCTCTCGGCCAACCCGGGCCCGGTGGCCGACGTACTCGCCGGGATCGCCTCCGACCTGGAGGCCACCGTCGACGCGCTGCGCGGGCTCCAGTCGGCGGACGTCGAGAAGCGCCGCGGCGGTGCGGCCGGCATCGAGGACGTACTGAAGCGGGGCAACGCGGGCCGGGTCCGGGTGCCGGGCAAGCACGGCACGGCGCCGGTGGCGTACGAGACGATCGCCGTACTGATCAGCGACGAGCCGGGCGAGCTCGCCCGGATCTTCGCCGACGCCGGGCGGGCCGGGGTCAACATCGAGGACGTCCGGATCGAGCACGCCACGGGCCAGCAGGCCGGTCTGGTGCAGCTCATGGTCGACCCGAGGGCCGCCGCCGCCCTCACCGCGGAGCTGCGCGAACGCGGCTGGGCACTGCGCCAGCAGTAG
- a CDS encoding AAA family ATPase has product MSDERRYAHGLVLGKFYPPHAGHHHLVRTAQERCERLTVLVCAASVESVPLADRVAWMREAHPGAEVVGAVDDIPVDLHDPAVWEAHMAVFRGAVPQRVDAVFTSEEYGTELARRFGAEEVRVDPGRTRFPVSGTAVRADPARNWEFLGPGVRAALTRRIVVLGAESTGTTTLSRALAAHYRARGGVWAGTGWVAEYGRAYSEEKLAAARAADPAATWEDVSFGSEEFPVIARRQDAEEERAARAGSPVLICDTDSFATGIWHERYTGGRSEEVEKIAALTHRDLYLLTHHADVPFEDDGLRDGEHLRPWMTERFRAELTATGRPFLVVRGDREARLAQAVEAVDALLAGGWHFADPLPEHR; this is encoded by the coding sequence ATGAGCGACGAGCGGCGGTACGCCCACGGGCTGGTCCTCGGCAAGTTCTACCCGCCGCACGCCGGCCACCACCACCTGGTGCGCACCGCCCAGGAGCGGTGCGAGCGGCTGACCGTACTGGTGTGCGCGGCCTCGGTGGAGTCCGTGCCGCTCGCCGACCGGGTGGCCTGGATGCGCGAGGCGCACCCGGGGGCCGAGGTCGTCGGCGCGGTCGACGACATCCCGGTCGACCTGCACGACCCGGCGGTCTGGGAGGCGCACATGGCGGTCTTCCGGGGCGCGGTGCCGCAGCGCGTGGACGCCGTCTTCACTTCGGAGGAGTACGGGACGGAGCTCGCCCGGCGGTTCGGCGCCGAGGAGGTCCGCGTGGACCCGGGGCGGACCCGCTTCCCCGTCTCCGGTACGGCGGTACGGGCGGACCCGGCCCGGAACTGGGAGTTCCTGGGCCCGGGCGTACGGGCGGCCCTGACCCGGCGCATCGTCGTGCTCGGCGCCGAGTCCACCGGTACGACCACCCTGTCGCGGGCGCTCGCGGCGCACTACCGGGCGCGCGGCGGAGTGTGGGCCGGAACGGGCTGGGTCGCGGAGTACGGGCGCGCGTACAGCGAGGAGAAGCTCGCGGCGGCGCGGGCGGCGGACCCGGCGGCCACCTGGGAGGACGTGTCCTTCGGGTCGGAGGAGTTCCCGGTGATCGCGCGGCGGCAGGACGCGGAGGAGGAGCGGGCGGCCCGGGCGGGTTCACCGGTGCTGATCTGCGACACCGACTCCTTCGCGACCGGCATCTGGCACGAGCGGTACACGGGGGGCCGCAGCGAGGAGGTCGAGAAGATCGCCGCGCTGACACACCGGGACCTCTACCTGCTCACGCACCACGCGGACGTGCCCTTCGAGGACGACGGGCTGCGCGACGGCGAGCACCTGAGGCCCTGGATGACGGAACGCTTCCGCGCGGAACTCACGGCCACCGGCAGGCCCTTCCTGGTCGTGCGCGGTGACCGCGAGGCGCGGCTGGCGCAGGCCGTCGAGGCGGTCGACGCACTGCTGGCCGGCGGCTGGCACTTCGCGGACCCGCTGCCGGAGCACCGATGA
- a CDS encoding transglycosylase family protein, with protein MPDLRIRWAAPAAAAAAAALALVLVLPSGAGAAPPPPAPGPAGAAHPGSPGVIGTGPGDCGPGGQWPWDCVADCESSGRWAVNTGNGFYGGLQFWQPTWEEYGGLAFAPRADLASREQQIRVAEDVVGLQGWDAWPVCSKRYGLAGRMHAVRAGDTLEKIARRYGVKGGWQALYEANRAAIGPKPQTLVVGTLLVLPASTPPAPSAPAASVPVPVPVPVTTPVPAPAASAKPAAAQSPAVAKPAVAKPGGSRPAAVPARTRAPAAVPAP; from the coding sequence ATGCCCGACCTCCGGATCCGGTGGGCCGCCCCGGCGGCCGCCGCCGCAGCTGCCGCGCTGGCCCTCGTCCTCGTACTCCCGTCGGGGGCCGGCGCGGCCCCGCCGCCCCCCGCTCCCGGGCCCGCGGGGGCGGCCCACCCCGGCTCGCCCGGCGTCATCGGGACCGGCCCGGGGGACTGCGGGCCGGGCGGGCAGTGGCCCTGGGACTGCGTGGCCGACTGCGAGAGCAGCGGGCGCTGGGCCGTCAACACCGGCAACGGGTTCTACGGGGGCCTGCAGTTCTGGCAGCCGACGTGGGAGGAGTACGGGGGCCTGGCCTTCGCGCCGCGGGCCGATCTGGCGAGCCGGGAGCAGCAGATCCGGGTGGCCGAGGACGTGGTGGGCCTCCAGGGGTGGGACGCGTGGCCGGTGTGCTCGAAGCGATACGGGCTGGCGGGGCGGATGCACGCGGTGCGGGCGGGGGACACGCTGGAGAAGATCGCCCGCCGGTACGGGGTGAAGGGCGGCTGGCAGGCGCTGTACGAGGCGAACCGGGCGGCGATCGGCCCGAAGCCGCAGACGCTGGTGGTCGGCACGCTGCTGGTCCTGCCGGCGTCGACGCCTCCGGCGCCTTCCGCGCCTGCCGCGTCGGTCCCGGTCCCGGTTCCGGTCCCGGTCACGACGCCGGTGCCGGCCCCGGCGGCGTCTGCGAAGCCGGCCGCGGCCCAGAGCCCGGCGGTTGCGAAGCCGGCGGTCGCGAAGCCGGGGGGCTCCCGGCCGGCCGCGGTCCCGGCGCGTACGCGGGCTCCCGCGGCCGTACCGGCTCCCTGA
- the der gene encoding ribosome biogenesis GTPase Der — translation MNDQHDHGALGDAEYAEFMELAAEEGFDVEDVEGAIAEAGHGPLPVLAVVGRPNVGKSTLVNRIIGRREAVVEDKPGVTRDRVTYEAEWAGRRFKVVDTGGWEQDVLGIDAAVAAQAEYAIETADAVVFVVDAKVGATDSDEAVVKLLRRAGKPVVLCANKVDGQSGESDAASLWSLGLGQPHPVSSLHGRGTGDMLDAVLEALPEAPEQTFGGAPVGGPRRIALIGRPNVGKSSLLNKVAKEDRVVVNELAGTTRDPVDELIELGGVTWKFVDTAGIRKKVHLQQGADYYASLRTAAAVEKAEVAVILIDTTETISVQDQRIITMAVEAGRAIVIAYNKWDELDEERRYYLEREIETEMQQVAWAPRVNVSAKTGRHMEKLVPAIETALAGWETRVPTGRLNAFLGEIVAAHPHPIRGGKQPRILFGTQAGSKPPRFVLFASGFLEHGYRRFIERRLREEFGFEGTPIHISVRVREKRGAQYKKK, via the coding sequence ATGAACGACCAGCACGACCACGGAGCGCTCGGCGATGCCGAGTACGCGGAGTTCATGGAGCTCGCCGCGGAGGAAGGCTTCGACGTAGAGGACGTCGAGGGCGCGATCGCGGAGGCCGGCCACGGGCCGCTGCCCGTGCTCGCCGTCGTCGGCCGCCCGAACGTCGGCAAGTCGACCCTGGTGAACCGCATCATCGGCCGCCGCGAGGCGGTCGTCGAGGACAAGCCCGGTGTCACCCGCGACCGCGTCACCTACGAGGCCGAGTGGGCCGGCCGCCGGTTCAAGGTCGTCGACACCGGCGGCTGGGAGCAGGACGTCCTCGGCATCGACGCCGCGGTCGCCGCCCAGGCCGAGTACGCCATCGAGACCGCCGACGCGGTCGTCTTCGTCGTCGACGCCAAGGTCGGCGCCACCGACAGCGACGAGGCCGTCGTCAAGCTGCTGCGCCGGGCCGGCAAGCCCGTCGTCCTGTGCGCGAACAAGGTCGACGGCCAGAGCGGCGAGTCCGACGCGGCCTCGCTGTGGTCTCTGGGCCTCGGCCAGCCGCACCCGGTCTCCTCGCTGCACGGCCGCGGTACGGGCGACATGCTCGACGCCGTCCTGGAGGCGCTGCCCGAGGCCCCCGAGCAGACGTTCGGCGGCGCCCCGGTGGGCGGCCCCCGGCGCATCGCGCTCATCGGCCGGCCGAACGTCGGCAAGTCCTCGCTGCTCAACAAGGTCGCGAAGGAGGACCGCGTCGTCGTCAACGAGCTGGCCGGCACCACCCGCGACCCGGTCGACGAGCTGATCGAGCTCGGCGGGGTCACCTGGAAGTTCGTGGACACCGCGGGCATCCGCAAGAAGGTGCACCTCCAGCAGGGCGCCGACTACTACGCCTCCCTGCGCACGGCCGCCGCCGTCGAGAAGGCGGAGGTCGCGGTCATCCTGATCGACACCACCGAGACGATCAGCGTCCAGGACCAGCGCATCATCACCATGGCCGTCGAGGCCGGGCGCGCGATCGTGATCGCGTACAACAAGTGGGACGAGCTCGACGAGGAGCGCCGCTACTACCTCGAACGCGAGATCGAGACCGAGATGCAGCAGGTCGCCTGGGCCCCGCGCGTCAACGTCTCGGCGAAGACCGGCCGCCACATGGAGAAGCTGGTCCCGGCGATCGAGACCGCCCTCGCGGGCTGGGAGACGCGCGTCCCGACCGGCCGGCTGAACGCCTTCCTCGGCGAGATCGTCGCGGCCCACCCGCACCCGATCCGCGGCGGCAAGCAGCCCCGCATCCTGTTCGGCACCCAGGCGGGGAGCAAGCCGCCGCGGTTCGTCCTCTTCGCCTCCGGCTTCCTGGAGCACGGCTACCGGCGCTTCATCGAGCGCCGTCTGCGCGAGGAGTTCGGCTTCGAGGGGACGCCGATCCACATCTCCGTGCGGGTGCGCGAGAAGCGCGGCGCGCAGTACAAGAAGAAGTAG
- a CDS encoding ADP-ribosylglycohydrolase family protein, translating to MAATTGKRPATGALIGLALGDALGFPTEFDDVPSILAKTGPWRSMPLPRPAIVTDDTQMTLALARGIRTATGRGRVGPLRLARPVREEFVDWYHSPENNRAPGNTCLRACSLLNDPSRDWRDASQVGSKGCGANMRVVPVGLVPGWTEEERAGAAQLQSALTHGHPTALAASDLTARAVYLLAQGTEVTGLVGQLRSYALDNRTRYHERWLGDLWMRTASDASPESFMARGWDECLAVLDRLTAALRTPSPETDPCLTTGDGWIAEEALATALQCFLLFPQEPLTALRRAACTKGDSDSIACLAGAFAGAHLGAEVWPRDWEGRIEYRDELLAFGALWDAGAVSDALDASVVRRRGLRG from the coding sequence ATGGCTGCGACTACGGGGAAGCGGCCGGCGACGGGGGCCCTGATCGGCCTCGCGCTGGGCGACGCGCTGGGCTTCCCGACGGAGTTCGACGACGTCCCGTCGATCCTGGCGAAGACCGGCCCGTGGCGGTCCATGCCCCTGCCCCGTCCGGCGATCGTCACGGACGACACCCAGATGACGCTGGCCCTGGCGCGCGGCATACGGACGGCGACCGGCCGCGGCCGCGTGGGCCCGCTGCGCCTGGCCCGCCCGGTCCGGGAGGAGTTCGTCGACTGGTACCACTCCCCGGAGAACAACAGGGCGCCCGGCAACACCTGCCTGCGGGCGTGCAGCCTGCTGAACGACCCTTCCCGGGACTGGAGGGACGCGAGCCAGGTCGGCTCGAAGGGGTGCGGGGCGAACATGCGCGTGGTCCCGGTGGGCTTGGTCCCCGGCTGGACGGAGGAGGAACGGGCCGGCGCGGCCCAGCTCCAGTCGGCGCTCACCCACGGCCACCCGACCGCCCTCGCCGCCAGCGACCTGACGGCCCGGGCGGTCTACCTCCTCGCGCAGGGGACCGAGGTGACCGGCCTGGTCGGGCAGCTGCGCTCGTACGCCCTCGACAACCGGACCCGCTACCACGAGCGCTGGCTGGGCGACCTCTGGATGCGCACGGCGTCGGACGCCTCGCCGGAGTCCTTCATGGCGCGGGGCTGGGACGAATGCCTGGCCGTACTGGACCGCCTGACGGCGGCCCTGCGGACCCCCTCCCCGGAAACGGACCCGTGCCTGACGACGGGCGACGGCTGGATCGCCGAGGAGGCCCTCGCCACGGCCCTCCAGTGCTTCCTCCTCTTCCCGCAGGAACCCCTGACGGCGCTGCGCCGCGCGGCCTGCACGAAGGGGGACTCGGACTCGATCGCCTGCCTGGCCGGCGCCTTCGCCGGCGCCCACCTCGGCGCGGAGGTCTGGCCCCGGGACTGGGAGGGCCGCATCGAGTACCGGGACGAACTCCTGGCCTTCGGCGCCCTCTGGGACGCCGGAGCCGTGTCGGACGCACTCGACGCGTCCGTGGTCCGGCGGCGGGGGCTACGCGGCTGA